The following coding sequences are from one Rutidosis leptorrhynchoides isolate AG116_Rl617_1_P2 chromosome 11, CSIRO_AGI_Rlap_v1, whole genome shotgun sequence window:
- the LOC139875342 gene encoding uncharacterized protein: MAKWAIELGEHEITFLPRHSVKGQVIAEFLVELPSDMIKQGETTVTRRETDEFWELYTDGALIEEGDGIGVLPVSPNGEEITYAIRLKFATSNNEAEYEALIVGLRLAKSIDVRQLTAYVDSQLVASQLNGSFEARDTSMQKYLKLTKALTNTFAVFEIKQIPRNRNKKADALSKLASLLYDTSPKRLWLKYWKEIQPKRILSWQQSQRKKSVG, translated from the coding sequence ATGGCGAAATGGGCAATAGAACTTGGCGAGCACGAAATCACCTTCCTCCCGAGACATTCAGTAAAGGGCCAAGTCATAGCCGAGTTCTTGGTAGAGCTCCCGTCCGACATGATTAAACAAGGAGAAACCACTGTTACAAGAAGGGAAACGGACGAATTCTGGGAACTATATACGGATGGAGCGTTAATTGAGGAGGGGGACGGCATAGGCGTACTCCCCGTTTCCCCAAACGGAGAAGAAATAACCTACGCTATCCGGTTGAAGTTCGCCACCTCAAACAACGAGGCCGAGTACGAAGCACTAATAGTCGGATTACGCTTGGCAAAAAGTATTGATGTACGACAACTTACAGCTTATGTCGACTCACAACTGGTAGCAAGCCAGTTAAACGGCAGCTTTGAAGCAAGAGATACATCGATGCAAAAATACCTAAAGCTTACGAAAGCACTAACCAACACCTTCGCAGTATTTGAAATAAAGCAAATACCCCGTAACCGTAATAAGAAAGCAGATGCTTTGAGCAAGCTTGCCTCTCTGCTCTACGACACTTCACCAAAAAGGTTATGGTTGAAGTACTGGAAAGAAATTCAACCGAAGAGGATACTCTCATGGCAACAATCACAACGGAAGAAGAGTGTTGGATGA